Sequence from the Vanessa tameamea isolate UH-Manoa-2023 chromosome 4, ilVanTame1 primary haplotype, whole genome shotgun sequence genome:
TAATATAAGTTAAGATAAGGTCCAGTTCAAATGAATAATGCAAGgttttaaatatgtagtaaGTATTTATGGAAAACACTCTTCTTAGGGAATACGACTTTTTATTTACTCATCGTACAACCGCTAATTCAAGATGTCTGGCAACCCTGCCTTGAAGTAAGGAAATCATCTAATAGATTAGTTTCTGTTGTAACTTCAATAaatagtgaataaataaatagtggtAATTTTTGATATAgctattcaatatataaaaatactgtgaCAGTTTTCTCGTTtatggaaaattatttaatttaacaactaAGTTACAATAAGTGCAAAAAATTTAacgaaatgtattatttatatacattcaaaaTCTACAACATCAACAGACTTGTATTCACCGAAAGTAACTTAAACAATCATTCTATGAACGAAATCATACTATTTGAACTAAATCATACTACTTGAActaaaaaataacgttaatccaaataattactaaaaacatCGATTGTACAATATGTTTGTagaaatatgaatattcaaaaatgAACATTGGACTTAAAACTTTCTGAACAGCGCCATCTAGAGTTTAGTACCAGCTTAACTGTGTAAAACATAGCAACATTCTTTCTAGTTTATCAGACTTTTGAAAGATGGCGCTATACAAGTTTCAAATGTTTCAGCATTCTACGTTACAACGTAAGATGGCGCtgctaagttttattaaatattaagtggAAGTTGTATACCTACTTGCTAGCAACCTGCCTCGACTTCATTAgagtataaataaatcacaaataaacaaaacaacattATGAGTAGGTATAACtgattaatagataataattgatttatgttttgaaTGGATATAAACTGAATAagcttttgtttaaaaatagtaaaaatgagacaaactcaaataaaaataaaacacaatcatAATTGAAAACCACATTTGAACCTAATTggtatatgtatctatatattataataagacgTTTAATCAAAATACCTACTAAATTAAATCGATTGAAATttcgttatataatatacacctACGTAATAAATGTCATATAGGTACCTATGCCAATATTTacgttgaaaacatttttttgtttcctcttttattattgaaataaaaggtACATTACGTACTGTTTTTaggaaatgaataataaaatatttcattagaatagtgtaatatttgtattgatatggttttatttaatatagaataaatcgGTATTCAGACACCAAGAAACGAACGATTGTACCTGATATACTCTGTTAAAGAGTCAGAGTTgtgaacttaaataataatcaataattcataatatttcgcAGGCGCGATGTCACGGCCCATGAACAAGAGGTTGTTGACGAACGAAGATGATATTACTGTTATTAGGAatgaacatttataattttttattatctgtaagacagaacaataataaaaaacaactaattatatAGGTAATACCCTAGGTAggtattattgtattctgtAGAAtagttttctaaaataaatttggcaATCGTTCTATTAACGTCTTAAAAGATTTCCGTGTTCtctgaattgaattaaatttgcaCACCTAATCTAAGATcgaaaagtatttctttttttgtataggtaggtaggtacttaaactatattttttagtgAATAGGTAGTTATGTTTAATACGCTTTACCTAAATAAAACATCGCCATATctaaatgttttcatattattcGATGTGATTTCCTTTCTTAATCTTCTTCATATTTTGCTAGTCTTCTAAACGAGTAGATATTATCTAAAATGCgatgcaatgtttttttttacatttttgtagtCACGAGCAttgatatttacttatataaaagaCGATCCAATTCATCCCTATTACTGACTagtggtatatttaaaaaaatcgtatacaGTATACAAATTAATACGGATAGATTGTTAGTTGTTATTTTGGACATATAACATGGACAATGTGAGAGGCTGATATATAACTATCTAACGTTTTAAGTCCCGTTATGATAATCGTAGAACGTAAAAGCTCTAGATTATTCACTCTAATAGTTAGTCACAACCGTTTATCTGTTGTCGTCAATCTGTCtagttactttattaaaatcaacaCACCTGTTTATTTACTTCTAGTATTAAACATTTCCTAGTATTTATCATTgatcgataaaataataagtattcattCTTGTTATatgaataacatattatgtGATGTTTCCACCTTATATGGCTGCAGATCACGAGGTTGTGATTATGGTTTCTGATtaggaattattaatagtagCCTCAAGTTTCGAAAGATAGTATTTACACTTCCGTTCTTCAGAAAGAAAATGCTTCGGAAAATTTGGTTCAATTTATTCGAAATGAGCGCTTTGTTTtctgtatgtaatttatttccaGAATTGAATTCTTGTTAGCAACTCTGTCGGTTTATATAGGTGGCTTGTGTTATGGCTACTAACCTTTCCGGATAGGGAATTATTTTATGCAGTATTTAGTTCCAACTCTTTGTCAATTAATGTGATAGGTAAGTATTTATCAAAAGCAAATGGCAACGGCAATTTTCTGATGTGTTAATAGGCTAGTTGGCATGGCGCCCGCGTCCAAATATCTACATTACGAAAACTTGACAATGTAAACAAGAAGTCAAAAAATAGAACTATATTTTagtcttttattattgttttaagagAAACAAACAGGTAATTAATTACTGAAAACGAGACCGtaggatattaataaaacattgagatacatataaaaatattttattaaaaacattttggtaACATTTAATAAGAACACTtaggtaaaaataaatcgacatcaaaatcatttaaaaagaaCAGCCTGGACTGGAAGTTCACGGAGGAAACCGGAACagcaaaaaactaaaataaataaaaacaatgataacACTCTAGGCAGACATGTCTAATTGACAACCAGAATTAAGGCATCgcaagaataattatttaagtacgaTAAAATACCTAcggctattattataattacaacaaaTAAACGCATAATGCGTGCGTTCGCATGTGAAGCGTCGTCTCCGTTCCCCGCGCCGCTCGGACGGGAGCGACGCGGGAGGCGACGGCGACGCGCGACCCTGTACAGTCTCTTGGCAGGGAACTTACATCGAGTATTATTGCCACTAACATTATTTCACTCCAATCACGAGACATTTTGCTTGCCACTACGCCGTAATTATACACTACTAAATACTAAAACATCCCAATTATACCAAgctatgttaaaattttacctaactaataatattatcttcggTTAATTTTGATACTAGAATGATATAACATCATCTCATATTGTACTCTTAACATTAGATACGctggattaaattataaaatgaggaATTAcatgttatacataatattgcaaGCATTACTGAGATTGTGCACGTTACGTGGATTCTTTctttaaaagtaacaattttaaaCTTATGTGTTAAGAAGGACGATCGCTTATACTGAAGTAGACGAGGGTCGGGCAACCGGCCGCTACGGCCTGCCCTTACAAACAGCTACATTAAAGGAACAGTCAAAGATTAAATTACGAGCATTGGCactttcaatattaaatcttaattacaCTCTCGAAATAGCACTGCATATCAATAACCaacttaaaaactaaattcaGATCAGTCATTTATGatatcacatcaaaataaacagggaaatatataatatgtgattaTCGATTggatatactatataatatatattatattcttttcaaAAGAGgtattaattttcttaaggGTTACTAAAATATTGAGCTCTGCGCCGCGCGCGACGCACGATATCACGGTAATAAGAGAACAACATTAAACCAATAAGTTTTGGTACTTGGAGTTTGTCTCAGAGTTAATTCTATTTCGCTAAACCTACATAATGCTTATCAGATACGTAATACACAGGACGCGCACCCCTCGGCGGTCGCAGACATTCCGCGGGCGCCTCGTCTAGGCAATAAACCCTTCATCCCTatacaattttcattataaaaatactgtcaTTTGACTACAGTTCAATgagaaaaatagttattataaatatgaatgaacaatagataaaatacaacataatataatataatgtatatgatttgactaaacaaaataaaatgcataaaattgaaatgattaAACGTTGTAAAATCACTTGAAGACACTTAGCAATGGAAGGTACTAAttgatattttagaaaaaaaaaaatcattcagttaaaataaatagcacAACAACCAATATATTTGGCAATgtggattaaaataattaacaactaCTACCCCTCGGCTGCTAACTTAAACAAAATTGGAATGCAAATATTGCATCGCACCTCGGCCTCTGTTGGTATTTGGGAGCGCGGCGCTCTGCCGACAGGGACTCCTACACTACGACTTAGGAGACTTTACAACAAGAGCTACTTTATAAAACTGTGCGTATCTCTCCAAATACTCCCGTTTGAACTACATTCGTTTGAAGCTTgtcatattaaagttaataactaaataataatctgaatgcaacatttcattttaaataaccaTAACAACCATTTTGTGAGTATGTGTGACTGAATATAGCACACCGCTTGCAAAGGCACCTCTAAAATTTAGGATTATGATATTAGCGACTTAGAGATGCCTTCCAATTTAggattattgttatgtatatcaCTGTAAGCTGCATTCTGAGATCCATGCTATATGTTCAGTCATGACCCActgaatcataaatattatattaaaattttgtaaattattcacTTATTTGTTTATGTTCATAGCCCATTTGTATTGATTACTGGATAAATAtagatatcataataaattggCGATGACTCACAGATAAAGCAATTGATAAAAAATGCAATGTTATcatgtaaatttaaatcgtgATAAGACCATTGTTTCGGTAGAGAGTTCtgctaataaaattatcgttataaagtttaaataaatcaatgcgTCATTGTTGGTCCCTTCCATAATATTTGCCAAACCTTGAATCAAAtcccatataaatataaataaaattttgataactaCAAACTGTATTGTCTCatatcaacattttttataaaaataactttgtgggtaatatttaaagattattgtgTAGAAATAccagtttaaatttaaagctgatCACAACATAGCAGAACCAAAGTTGCACAAAAGGACagtatcaattattattcattatagtAGTTAGTACTTTAcacattacttatatataatttaagagaCTCACTATTAAATATCTTGACTAAATTAAGAGACCAtggatattacaatttaaatatgcatttataGAGAATTTTCCAGTCTGTTAACGACACTTACGATAATTTCACTAGAAACCCAGCATCTGGGCGCATTTAAATGACTGAAACGTTTTAAAACGGTCTGTAACATCTACTAAAACCTTAGAATATCTAATCACTGTTTTAATTTGTGATGATATGCACTGATAACCCATTATTACTATGTTCCTCATGGGTTCCTCACATAACTATACGAGTTGTTCAAGCTTTCACACAAGAGTGGATGGGAAACAGATATTTTGGGCAATGTGTCAAGATTGTAACCTCTAGATGACATGTCAtcactattatattatgttcgGACGGTAAATCCAACAATCATAATTACAtcttaaaattaacattcaacTTGGCTATAAATTGGTGCCGTCTCGTCAAAATCGTAGATTGAATATACGAGATGCAGCCTTTCGGTTAAAACAATGACGATTCTGTTTATAAATGACTGTGGAATATATTCATATCAATAATCCTACACTAAATATTATCgtaaaacaatattcaaataataactataagaCGTAATGGTGGGAATAACtcattatgacatttaaaagtaaaaatccataataatttaaatttaaatattgctttaaagtaattaaacataaaacctAAGGGTCAAAAAATTTTAACCAATTGATTTTATGTCAATTAATTgacataaattgttttcaaacaatttatagataatttaatatgcattattaaacaagtaatattctttggataacaaataattattaatatttctaagaggaactaaatgtaatataatatattattattttttctttatatattaaataataatttataagattgGAATTTGAGGACTGATTCATTAAGATCCTAGTTTTTGGGATTAAAATGccaattttgtatgtttttaaataacatatggCATTAACTTTTCATAATAAcctaacttttaatttatcacacatttaaataagttaaaaacaaaaacgaaattcAAATGGATCGTCACGCGTTTCTTAGAATTTGtcaaaaattgcattttttaaattaagatcacAGTATTAAGTCACTTTTAAATTGTAACGCTACGAATTCGCGGGACGATAGCCACATACATATTCCACAGTCATCTGAACTGGGTCACATCAGGCaaatacattaacaaaacattaGGATATTGTCATGAGCTAGCGACTTCAGTTCAAATGGAAAATTTGTTCattacctaaaataaatagtacCTGATAGAAAATAGGAATCCCTGACATTTTAGGCTAGAATATCAGGTCGTCAGGTGATAAATTCATTACAATGTAGTGAACTAAAGTCGTTGGCTAAAATTTACAACGGTAGGACTGACGCCATTTATGTGACATGTTAAACAAGTCGATTTGCACCCTGTTGTGTCCCAGTTATAACCCAAAATTTCGTTTGTTCAGGTTTACGTTGTCATATTGTCGAATTAATCTGTGGCGGCTACGACCCATGAGAAGCCACACAAGCGGCAAGAATCTTTTACGTACTGCGTGCGTGTCCCGTACGGTCCCAACCGGTGGTACTGCGATCGGTTGGCGAAGAACAGCGCAGGATTGTTTGGTGGCAGTACTGTGGCACGGTAATTCCATCGAGGATCAGTGAGATTAGCATTCAAGTTGAGAATATCATGCCCtccataaaatattgtaacatctTCAACTTTTTTCTCTTTCGGACGTGGCTGTGGTTGCACAACGGGTTCGAATAA
This genomic interval carries:
- the LOC113394319 gene encoding uncharacterized protein LOC113394319 isoform X2 translates to MALSVALPLAGLETENFNSFRHIIDIAGLSQSQTSPSPSVSSESSGIGSLGSLKSESVNNDSLPSSPQTTEKKLFEPVVQPQPRPKEKKVEDVTIFYGGHDILNLNANLTDPRWNYRATVLPPNNPALFFANRSQYHRLGPYGTRTHFLLFRFPP
- the LOC113394319 gene encoding uncharacterized protein LOC113394319 isoform X1; protein product: MALSVALPLAGLETENFNSFRHIIDIAGLSQSQTSPSPSVSSESSGIGSLGSLKSESVNNDSLPSSPQTTEKKLFEPVVQPQPRPKEKKVEDVTIFYGGHDILNLNANLTDPRWNYRATVLPPNNPALFFANRSQYHRLGPYGTRTQYVKDSCRLCGFSWVVAATD